TTGAAATAAGAATGACACACCATACAACCATCGAAGCTCCGTATCCCTTATTATTCTTCACAAATGTTTCCTGATAGAAATTATACAGAATCGTTTCACAGCTCCTTATGGCCGGATTTGTTTTTTCAATCATCATGTAAACGATATCAAACACCTTTATCGAGGCCATAATCCGCATGATCAAAACAAAAAACAAGGTGGGTGAAACTAATGGAAGCGTAATTTTCTTAAACTGTTGAAACGAAGATGCTCCGTCAATCCGGGCCGCCTCATAATAAGTTCTTGAAATCCCCTGGAGTCCCGAAAGAAGTAAAATCGCATCATATCCGACACTACTCCATATCGTAACAAGGGCACATGCCAGTAGTGCTGTTTTCGGATCCGAAATCCAGTTAATACCCGATGGCAGATGAAGTGCTTTCAAAGTCAGATTGACAATTCCAAAATCGGTATTAAACAGCCATTTCCAAACCATCGCCACTGCTGCCGGTGCCACAACCATTGGCAGAAAGTATATTGCCCGGAAAACGGTCTTACCCTTGATTTTCTGATCCAGCAGCACCGCGATCAGAAGTCCTCCAATCACTGTAACAGGCACTGTATACACCATAAACAAGAGCGTATTGCCCGTGACCTTCCAGAATCCGCTGCTCTGAAACATCTTCGTATAATTGTCCAGACCTACAAACTTCCATTTGCCAAAAGATCCGGATTGGAAGAAGCTCATATATACCGTCCTGCACAAAGGATAAAAATTCAGTATGATTAATCCGATTATCGTAGGCAGTGCCATGAAAAATCCCGCCAGCGCTTCTTTTTTATAATTTTTTGACATCTCATCCACCTCACTGTCTTTTTCGTCTACTCTGCGGCGAGATTCTCATCAACCACTTGCTGACATTGTTCACAGGCTTTATCCAGATCTAAATTTCCGCTGTATACTTCAAGAAGTGTTGCTTCTACTTCCGGATACCACGCAGACTTGGATTTTGAATATGGAAACTGTACGCTGTATTCCAGCTGGTCCACGTACGCTTTTACATTTTTGCCCTCATAGTTATTGGCCCAGGAATCACCCGTATTATTAAAAGCAGGAATTGCCGCGCCATTTTCTCCGTGTATTACAGCTGCCTCTTTCGTTCCCAGGAACTTCAAAACATCCTTCACTACATCCAGATTCGGGTTATCCGCAGCTGTCGCATAAGCGAGTCCGTTGGATATACTGGCTCTTCCATCACCTTTTACAGGATCCGGGCATTTAGGCAGGACAGCCACATCCCAATTTAAATCCGGATAGTTAATATACAGATTATTAATTCCCCAGCTTCCCAAATTCATCATGGCGCCTTCACCGGCTACAAAGCGTTCCACTCTGCCCAAATCGGAAAATTCCTTCTGGTTTGGAGAGAAATCATGCTCCGTCTGCCACCCAATATATTCTTTCAATCCTTTCTTTGTTCCTTCATCTTCAAAACCAGCCTTCGTCTTATCTTCACTGATATAGAATCCTCCTGCCTGATATATGGTGTTCAGCCAGCCCTCCTGCTCGGTATCATCTGCCAGCATACCATATTTGCCGGTCTTCTCTTTTATAGTTTCCGACACCTCAACCAGTGTATCCCAGGTCCATGTATCATCCGGATATGCAACACCCGCTTCATCAAAGATATCCTTGTTATATACAAGTGCCACAGTGTCAACATCCTTGGGAATGCCATAAATTTTATCATCATATGTAAAATTTCCTACTAGATTATCCGGGAAATTATTCTTAAAATAGTCCTTGTCCTCCTCATCATACAAATCTGTTAATTCCGCAAGCATTCCGGCATCAGCGTACTTGCTGAATTCGTTGGTATGCATCCAGAAGATATCCGGAAGCGACCCACTGTTTGCCATAGCCTCCAGCTTGGTCCAGTACTCACTCCATGTGGATATCTGAACCTCTATGGTAACGTTCGGATGTTCCTCATGATATGCCTCCGCCAGAGCCTCCATCCCTGCCTGCTGGTAAATCTCCCACCCCAGCATCGTGAGTTTCACCGGTTTACCCTCAGAAGCTGTTCCCGATCCGGACACAGCGGAGCTGCTTTCCGGTGTGCTGCCTCCCTCTGTATTGCCTTCCTTCGCTCCGCAGCCTGCCAATGCAGAAGCAGATAAACAAATTGCCATCCCTAATGCGATACGCGCTTTTTTTCCTTTCAATTTGCTTCCTCCTTTTTTATGTAAATTATATAACCAAGCCGTAAAGCAATTATAGCATCTATACTTTTTACACAAAATATCATTAAACAGGCATCTACATACAATTAATGATGAAAAGGCTTTATTATGAAGTTTCTGCACGAATTTGATAATTGGCGTTTTATTGTGACCTGTGTATAATAGCATCTTATAATCAAGCTGTTTTTTATATATTTTATTACTCTATTAGTTCCAAGCCGTGTTAATTGTTGTGTTTTGTCTGTATAAACGTCACAAATAATGAAATTGCTTACACGAATCAGAAAGGAACGAATCTATCATTATGAGTAATTATATATTTAATTTTAACGAATGCCAGGATCTGATATTAATAGAAATCGGAAGCCAGAAATGTACGCCTCTTTACTCGTTCGGTCCCTTTATCCGGAATGAATATATCTTTCACTACGTTGTATCAGGAAAGGGCTATTTCTCCAAGTTTGGCAGATTTAGTCCAAAGGAAGTTAAGGCAGGTGAAGGCTTTCTCGTCGAGCCCAACTGCAAACACATGTATTATGCGGATGAAAAGAATCCATGGCACTATATCTGGGTCGTATTTAAGGGACTCCTGATTCCTCAGTATCTGCGCTCCTGCGGAATCTCCAAGGACACCCCAGTCTATCGTCCGAAAAATTATGACGTGCAGACCACACAAAAGGTGAAGGAGCATCTAATTGCAATATTAGACGCTCCCCATCACCGTAAATCGTATGTATTAGGACACTTTCATTTGTTTTTTGAAGCACTTGCTGAAAACGCCATGATTCAGGAAATTCCCGCCACGGATTCGCCGCTGAAAAACTTTTATATTTCAGAAGCGGTACGTTATATTCAATTTCATTATCAGGGGATCAAATCCCTGGATGAGATTTCCGGTTTCTGTAATATCAGCAGGAATCATCTGACACGCCTGTTCCAAAAGCAGTTCCATACAACTTTACAGGACTACCTGACACAGTACCGGTTAAGCAAAGCGCAGGAACTACTGGTCTCCACCAGCCTTTCCATATCCGA
The window above is part of the Novisyntrophococcus fermenticellae genome. Proteins encoded here:
- a CDS encoding ABC transporter substrate-binding protein → MKGKKARIALGMAICLSASALAGCGAKEGNTEGGSTPESSSAVSGSGTASEGKPVKLTMLGWEIYQQAGMEALAEAYHEEHPNVTIEVQISTWSEYWTKLEAMANSGSLPDIFWMHTNEFSKYADAGMLAELTDLYDEEDKDYFKNNFPDNLVGNFTYDDKIYGIPKDVDTVALVYNKDIFDEAGVAYPDDTWTWDTLVEVSETIKEKTGKYGMLADDTEQEGWLNTIYQAGGFYISEDKTKAGFEDEGTKKGLKEYIGWQTEHDFSPNQKEFSDLGRVERFVAGEGAMMNLGSWGINNLYINYPDLNWDVAVLPKCPDPVKGDGRASISNGLAYATAADNPNLDVVKDVLKFLGTKEAAVIHGENGAAIPAFNNTGDSWANNYEGKNVKAYVDQLEYSVQFPYSKSKSAWYPEVEATLLEVYSGNLDLDKACEQCQQVVDENLAAE
- a CDS encoding carbohydrate ABC transporter permease encodes the protein MSKNYKKEALAGFFMALPTIIGLIILNFYPLCRTVYMSFFQSGSFGKWKFVGLDNYTKMFQSSGFWKVTGNTLLFMVYTVPVTVIGGLLIAVLLDQKIKGKTVFRAIYFLPMVVAPAAVAMVWKWLFNTDFGIVNLTLKALHLPSGINWISDPKTALLACALVTIWSSVGYDAILLLSGLQGISRTYYEAARIDGASSFQQFKKITLPLVSPTLFFVLIMRIMASIKVFDIVYMMIEKTNPAIRSCETILYNFYQETFVKNNKGYGASMVVWCVILISIITLIQFIGQKKWVTYDV
- a CDS encoding AraC family transcriptional regulator, translating into MSNYIFNFNECQDLILIEIGSQKCTPLYSFGPFIRNEYIFHYVVSGKGYFSKFGRFSPKEVKAGEGFLVEPNCKHMYYADEKNPWHYIWVVFKGLLIPQYLRSCGISKDTPVYRPKNYDVQTTQKVKEHLIAILDAPHHRKSYVLGHFHLFFEALAENAMIQEIPATDSPLKNFYISEAVRYIQFHYQGIKSLDEISGFCNISRNHLTRLFQKQFHTTLQDYLTQYRLSKAQELLVSTSLSISEIAFQVGYQNELNFLRAFKKKYGLPPSQWRVRNNL